From Arachis hypogaea cultivar Tifrunner chromosome 3, arahy.Tifrunner.gnm2.J5K5, whole genome shotgun sequence:
aaataataagttatttataatttaaattaaaataacaaaaattatttttttgtaaattatatataatgaaatatatttatacaaaaaagttgtgtattaattttttttaatattcttatgTACAAGATACAAATTTAGAAGTATAAATAGTTATGATATATGGATACGGATATAAACATAGGACACAATACGTGAATACGATATAGAATATATTGACACacgaattttaattatttttaatgttttattttaattatataaaatatttataatattttttgttttaatatatattaattttaaatttattttaaaaatacatgttaaaaataaaattaaaaatattaatacgtAATTATATTTAAGTGtatctaaatatatttaaaatttttttattaaaacacaattagatataataaatacatATGTCTGACAAAtgtaaaaaaatatcttatttaaaatatatcaaaCATGGCAATACAGTAACTCAACTAATTGTATGtaattgatagataaataaatagtatatactataatttcaaatatactaaaagcaccatatttcaattatttttatcgttgatctgaattaaaaaaaatataatatatatattaattaaaattaactgttAAAATAACTAGAATATTAATGTTCAAGTACACTTAAAATATAATTGGCTTAGCAAGTAGGCTCAATATAGGTACCACCACGTCACTATGGTGACGCTACGACTTTCAAGTGTGTGATGCAGACATATCTGTGAGTGTTAGGAACCTTCAATACATCCCTCCACGAAGGTGTTTGGAAGCATCAAGCTTAGTTAGTAAAGCATAATGGGTATTTTCAAATCACTCACTTTtcccatttatttatttatatatcccTTCTAGATACTATCTTGCATAAAAAACTCAATGCTCTATCCTTTCATTTGTACTTGAGTAGAGTATTCAACTACTTCAACCACGCACACCAAAAATATTATGGATTACTATTATGTGAACCCAATAAACCCCAATTACGGTGCTCATCATGATGATGACTACTCTGCCATGATGAGCATGTCTGATTTCATGATATCCGATTTTCTTATGGCTGATGATGATGCATATGGGTATGGTGttgatgatcatcatcatcataataatcAAGAGAGTGGATCACAATCGCAAAGTACTAATGGATCGTCGGAGATGGCAACCTTCAGCGATGTCACTACTACCAATAATAATGGTGAAGCCTCTAGCATCAACAATAACATGTAAGtgctcttttctctttctctttctcttagtATTAAGCTTTGCTTAGTTTTTCATGTAGTAATAAGTATTAACTAAGTGTACTTTGTTACGTTGTGCAGAAAATGCAAAAATGGGAGTAAGAGAAGTAAGAAAGAAGTGaattcaagagtggcgtttagaACGAAATCGGAGCTTGATGTTATGGATGATGGATACAGATGGAGGAAGTACGGAAAAAAGGCCGTCAAGAACACTCCAAATCTAAGGTAATCAAATCATGGCGTTTTTAATTTTAAGATGTTAGATGCTATCCATCACGTAAAAATGTATTCATATATATGACAATTAAAATCTTGAGTTAAACATACATGTCAACTTATTTAAGTATTTAATACTTCTCAAcgtttttatatgaataatattttagttttatgaTAAACTTTTTCTACATATAGTCATTAtatattatgatatatattgttaaaaaaggtatataattatcatattaattATGGTtagttaaaaatacaaaaaacgtTTTTCACTTTTTAAAACATGATATATCTAAGTCTTTTTAAAGGACttatttatccttttttattttcgacaaaaaaatttttaatatctcatattttaaaaaataaaaaacacttttatatttttaattaattagtaaaaaacttatatgtttttaaattaaaaagtgagaaatttatttatctttttctctaatcaaattaattcatcatgctgataataaaaatgtttatttgattttgttataCGAAAAGCCatggtataataataataataatatgtatgtTTCCGGTATTGAAAGTGTATATATATCAAAGTTCATTCCATTTTGTAACAAATTAGCAGAActtttttttgttgaaattatttttcatttaaattgttattttatggaaaaaaaaaaaagagggaggggtgagagagagagagaaaaaaggttACATATAAGTATATAACGGCATCTACTCATCTTGTGGTCTGTATACTCTATAGCTTTTTCGCATGTGAAACGAGGAATGCAAACGATCattgttgaataaaaaaataaaattaattttttattttctttattaataatttatttataataacttTATCAGCATTTGTTAacgtaaaagttttttttttcacccTAATTTTTATTATCTGTTTTATCCTTTTCTGAAAAAAAGAACAATGGTCAACTTGTTAAGTGGACTATATATAGCTAGGCCTACAGTGGGATATGTAGACATGTAGTGCCCCGGTATCTAAAATTCTAAATGCTTTGATGAATCTTATGGCGGCTGATCGTGCACTTATCATAATTGTATTATTTGACTAATGTTGTCTTcacattttttataaaatttttatttatttaaaaatacacgaaaaaaaaagagttgaGGTCTTTTACTATATGATTGGAGGAGGTAAAATAAGATACTGATTAAATGGGGTCTTCTAGGTAATAAAGCAATGTGAAGCAAAATACTAAAATCTTGTTATGTCTTGTCCTAATTGCCTATTTTGTCCCATCAATTTAATTTGTAGAATTATTGATTGACGATGATGACACATACAGGAACTATTACAAGTGTTCGAGTGAAGGATGCGGTGTGAAGAAGAGGGTGGAAAGGGACAGAGACGACTCAAGCTATGTTATAACAACCTATGAAGGGATACACAATCATGCAAGCCCTTTTACCTACTAAGTTCTAAACCTTAATTGGTTTTTCAATTTCTGATCCTTAATTAATTAGGAATTTGGCACTTTGATCAGGCTTGTGTCTCATCTTAGTGTCACTTCTCCTATGTTACTTAATGTGTCTTCTCTCCTCTTCGCTTTCATATATGGCTATTTTGTGAATTACCATGTCAGCAACTCTCCCTACTTCAAAGCCTGCGCACGTTCCTAGCTCCTAACAAGAGAAGGTCAACAAGATCCAAGGTCATAACCTTGTTTAGTCAACTTAATTGTATTATTATTACTAGTTTTGTGATGTCATCATATgttggggagagagagagggagagagagtttTACATGACTTTTTGtacacttttatttttcatattggaAAGAAGATGGAGTATCACATGAGTATGAGAGTACATGGTACTTTACGCAAGTGTGATGGTTTGGAAATCGCTGGTCCGATTTTATGACTTGTAAAGAAATCGCTTGGTCCGATTTCTTTGGACCTACAAAAATTTGAATGTAAAGCATGAAATCGGTGAGTCCGATTTCCATGCACTACCTTCCATAAACcgcaaatcggatggtccgatttgtgttCCCTTTCAACTGCaataaatcggaccgtccgatttcttcCCTTCACTTGAACGCCGTCACAACGATGTAAAACTCCCCCAAATTCCATAACCCAGCattacaccaaacttagtctcatataaaaaaaaattagccacttttttaattttttttgggggTTGAGGGTTTACTGTTTATCCCCCTTGTGAGTACAGTTTTTTTTTGGGTGAGTTAGTTTAATATCTCCCTTAAAAATATagtcgaaaatttcaaaaaataaattttaatgtgAAAATAATGTTTTTTTTAAGTACAATAATGTTGTGTGAAATACtggaatataattatataatgttCAGAGAAACTTTGGTCTATTTCAAGCACATTTAGACATGACTGAAGAAAGtatttaaatatactaaaaaatatttgCTAAATAAATTGGAAGGAATGTTAAAGTTTACGTTAACGATATGGTGGAAAAGACAAAGCACTGTGAAAGCCACAAAGTCGACATTAAAGAAATCTTTGATCAGCTACGACAGCACAAGATGAGACTGAATCCTGAAAAATATGCATTTGAcgtgaaaggaaaaaaaattttggattttatgTTCACCTACTAAGGCATCAAAGCGAATCTCGAAAAATGTCAGGCTATAATAAACATACGAAGCCCACAAACAATAAAAGAGGTGCAACAACTCAACAACAGATTGGTTGCACTATCCAGGTTTTCACCTGCTATTTCTAGTCATTCTCACCACTTTTTCAATATACTGCGAAAATAACGCAGTTTCAACTGGAGCTTGGATTGGGAAACGACCTTTCAAAATCTAGAAACAACGTTATCCTCACCTCCGATTTTACAAAAGCCAACCCCAAGTAcatctttattagtttatttatcAGTTTCTAGTAATGCCGTTAGTTTTGTTTTGGTAACAAAAATACAGGATAAACAAGAACCGGTATACTTTGTCAGCAAATCATTACAAAATGCTGAGCTAAGATATTTGCCCATGGAAAAACTAGCATACGCGCTAGTCATCACAGTAAAAAGGTTGAGACATTATTTTCACAGTAACACCATCGTTATTAAAAGGTAAATCCTAACAAGACCCAAGGTATCCGAACAGTTGGTAAAATGGTCCATCTAGCAGTTTGAGTTTGACATTACTTACAAACCTCGGACCGCCATAAAAGCACAATTTTTAAGTCAACTTTATAGTCGAACTAGCAACACCAACAACACAAGACGGTGTCTGGCACCTATGTGTTAATGGGGCCACCAACTCAGAGGGATCAGAAGCAGGGATACTGCTCACCAACCAACATGACTTGCATACCGAACCATCAATCCAGTTTTCTTTCCCCACAAGTAATAACCAGGCGGAGTACAAAGCATTACTCGCCGGGCTCAGACCGGCTCAATCTTTAAACATCATACATATACAGGTATATTATGACTCATTATTGGCCGTCTAACAAGTAACAAGTCATTTTCAAGTCCGAGACTAATTACTTGAAAACTACTTTACAATGGTAAAAGACCTCATCTCTCAGTTCATTTCATTTCAAATAACACATATAACTCGGGAACATAACACCCAAGCAGATGCATTATCAAAATTAGCAACAACCAAGAAATATATGAATGAATCTATTTTTTGTCAACTCACCCTTTGATGAGTGAGAATTACGACAGTTTAGAAATTTAGCAAAACAATTTCTTTgtcggtagcatagtccaaaccgacaAGTAATCCTCCCGATCAAAGTTTAAATTTCTAATACAAATAATCGAGAGTAATTAAACATCGGGTCATTTTTCCTAAGAACTAGTGACAGTAAGCACACAATTTTTGGTTGTGAGATGCAAAAGGAGGTTTTTAATGATGAAAGCAAACgattaaaggaattaaagaacaatccaaaattgtaattaataaactaataaaaaatttaaagaactatatatgtaatatggacaagtaaagctttaaaatgatgaaaatgcggttcaaaacataaatggaagTCTTgaattgggatgagttatggaattccttcattgccataaccacaactatgataattatgatggattaatctcacttagtcaactcttaacatcgaagagtaagtcaagtgagcataattgttattaatccacaaatcctagttaacttactaattaccttagtaagaagctagtgttagtggaaacaataacaactaacaacccaagaattatcactaaatgtcggaTATTACAACTCTAGTATTCCATATACTCATTTTTCCCAAGTCAAGGGGTGAAAATTTACCCCATattcaaaattggcatttcatcaaacacatagtgggcataaaacatggcaaaattgtaaAATTACTTGAAACTATGAACAACCAATGATctaaatcaacaaaggcaactcaaacaaacatataataatcaaggatcatcaaattcatcaactaaaaatccaaaattgcaaaactatatatgtattgataaaggaaattgaaatataagaaagtgtagaacaagtagtgtaataaaagagaaaattaagaaatacttacaatgaaaatagatagaatccaagatcaaaacttgaaactataaaattctacaaaaccCTAATTGAAAACCCTAAGAAAGTTGAGAGAAAATCTAACCTAAAACTACTCCTAAGTGTGTTGTGTAATGTATGGTGTTGTATGCCCTTGTATGTGGTTGCTTGCCCCTCCTTATAAGGATCAAAGTcttcaaaaatgggccaaaaagccccCCAAATTGCGatccacgtgactttttaatgaagtcacgtgcagcGTACGCTGCATACGCACAggagttgtgcatacgcacacttgctgatctctatcttgtgcgtacacacatagAGTTGTGTGTACACACACATGGCTATGtgattctcctttgttttcttcatcttttctcccaattgcatgcttctcttccactCTTATTAAGTCATTCCAATCtcttacacctgaaatcactcatcaaaattatcaaggcatcgaatggcatgaaagtggaataaaattgattaaattaagcacaaaatagcatgttttcacaattagacacaatttagagagaaaacactaaAGCATattatttaggtgaataaatgtgggtttatatgatttgaaatccactgaaatcaaacaaaaatttatcattaaatGTAGATTCATCACCCTTGCTGAGCCCAGCTTCAACAACAAAGTTGTTTTGTGTGTTTCATAGGTACAAGATTGGAGATAACCGTACAAACAATATATACGAACATGAGATATCCTAAAACAAAAGTCCTTATACGGACATGACCATTAATcataaaagcaaaagcaatatAGTTTGGAGAAACAAACTGATATCATCAAAATAGCTTTCATCTTGGTTCTAGACCAACACATCATCATCCAATAATTGACCATTAGATACAATCTTCGTAACATCAAATCTTGTCACATCCACTCGAGTGCAATCATTCCAACCTATGCTATATCTCAATCAAAACACTGTATAAAAGCACTCAATACTTCATTCTCCAGCTCAGTAATCATCGCCTTCATCTTATCACCCTCAGCCACATTCAGTTCCAACTCATTTCTGACCCTTTTCAACTCATTCTCCATATTCTTTAAGTTTTCTTTCAAACCCTTCACTTCCATTCTCAGTTTGTTTATCTTCTTGTCTTTTTCCTTCACAGACTCCTTCAACTTCTTTATAGCAGTACTATTATCACCCTCCAAAATAGCGTCCAATTTAGATGTACAATCAATCGACATCAACCGAAACCCCAATAACCTTAATATAAACAAAATCAGATCTGGATTTACAAATGCAAATAGAGCAAGGAATCAAAAACGTAAAAACACAAATACAACTCACCTGCAAATATCAAGCCACACCAATCTTACCAGCCTCGTAAACAATTTTCACAACAGCATCAATCTGAGCAAACTCATCAGCAGTGGCTATGAAAGGATAGCTTGTGGTCCACAAAGAATTCATGGGACCCTCCTTGTACCCATGAAGAACCAGCTGACTCTGATGAGCAGCGTTGACCTCCTCAGCCGTGAACACCCCACTATTCTCCTTCAGCTCGGTCAAATCGACAACTCTGGACGACGCATCACTCTTTTTTCTCTTTAGATTTTCCTCTTGATAGGCCACGGAATGGGCACCGTCAACCTCACTGTCTTTTGTCACATTAACAAAATATCcttccttctcttttttcttagCTTTGTTAACAAAGGCCTTCAGGTTGGCAGTGGTCAACATCGGAGCTTTCTCACATGAAAGAAGAATCACAaatacaataaattaaaaatattataaccaCTCCTAGATCACAACATCAAATATACAAACCTAGATTACCTAAATACTCCTCTATTGGCTTTCTATCTCCTTCGAGCTTCAACAAACTAGAAATTGACAACAACTCTGATGATGACATCACAGATaccaaaaattctaaaaaatactcTTCACTCTTCACCCTATTTTCACAATCCAAAATCTGTTTTGGTTTTGGAGACCAGAAAATAGAGAATCTTTCATTCATCAACGAGTCCAAGAAGAAAGGATAAAACTCCTCACTAACTTACACTTTCACAAACATCTCTTTAAAGTCCTTAAATGAAGACTTATACAGGCTAAAAATGCTACGCCTGGGTAACTGCTCAAGTTTACCCAAGCCCCTTTTCACACACCCTTTGcctgaaataaagaaaagaataacCCCAAAGACGGGTAATACTCCAAGTATTCTATCAAACAATCAA
This genomic window contains:
- the LOC112791221 gene encoding probable WRKY transcription factor 51, with product MDYYYVNPINPNYGAHHDDDYSAMMSMSDFMISDFLMADDDAYGYGVDDHHHHNNQESGSQSQSTNGSSEMATFSDVTTTNNNGEASSINNNIKCKNGSKRSKKEVNSRVAFRTKSELDVMDDGYRWRKYGKKAVKNTPNLRNYYKCSSEGCGVKKRVERDRDDSSYVITTYEGIHNHASPFTY